TTTTAAAGTTACAGTAAATTTATTCATTTCGTCAATAAAAGGCTTCGAGCATTAAGAGAAATAATTGTGTGGGAAAGTGATTAATAGAGAACAAAAATTAAGGCTCTTGCAATCTTATTTGCAAGAGCCTTTTTAATGGTTCTATATTTTAAAATCCTTTCAGAACCCAAAAACTATTTTGTCATGGTAAAAATACCTTCTATATCGATATCTTGAGAAGAATGTCCAATCATTACTTTAAAGTCTCCAGGTTCAACCACATGTTCCATCTTTCTGTTCCAAAGCATTAAATCGTCTGGAATAATAGTAAAATGAACGGTTTTGGTTTCGCCGGGCGTAAAATGTATTCTTTCAAATCCTCTCAGATTCTTTTCAAAAGTAGTAACCGAACTTAGCAAATCTCTCGTGTATAATTCTACCACATCATCACCAGCAACTTTACCGGTATTGGTTACATCTACAGCTACTGAAATATTGCCTTTGATATTTTGTGTTTTAGGTGTGATTACTAAATTAGAATATTTAAAAGTTGTATAGCTTAATCCAAAACCAAAAGGATAGAGTAATCCTTTAATGCTTGCGCCCGCACCTTTATCTGTTTGGGCATCCGGCTTAGAAGGAAAGGTAAGTGGTAATTGGCCAACTGATTTTGGAAAAGTAAGTGTCAATTTCCCTCCCGGGTTATAATCTCCAAATAATACATCAGCAATTGCTGTCCCTCCTTTTGCGCCGGGATATCCTGCGTAAATAATACCTTTAATATATTTATCAATCCAGTTAATGGTCATTGGTTGACTGCCTATTAATACAACAACAATAGGTTTCCCGGTTGCATAAATTGCTTTTATCAAATCCAGCTGATGACCCGGTAAATTAAGGCTTGTGCGGCTTTTATTTTCTCCTGCCGTTTTTGTGTTTCCTCCTAGAGCAACTACCGCTACATCTGCTTGTTTCGCAATTGCAACCGCCGAATCAATTTTAGCTTCTTCATTTTCTGTGAGTGGTTGTGGAAGTATTTCACTTTCAGGCCAGGTTTTATCAACGAGACTGCAACCTTGCGCATATAGAACTTTATCTTTCCCTAATTTGTTTTCAATACCTTGCAATATATTTACACTCGGTGTCAGGGATGGTCCATAATGTGTATGTGCATAATCGTCATCGGTTGCATTGGGACCTATGACAGCTACCTTATTTATTGTTTTTGCAAATGGTAAAATATTATCATTGTTTTTTAATAAGACCAAACTCTCCCTAGAAGCTCGCAAAGAGACTGCTTGATGCGCTTCGCTATGCACAATCGACTCACTATGTTTTATATCCTCTACATAAGGATGATCGAACATGCCTAATTCGAATTTTACTCGTAAAACATCTGCCACACGACTATTTAAAATGCTCATTGGTAATTTATTTTCTTTCACCAGCTCTCTGGCAGCCATTATCATATTGTTAGGAGGGACAAAAGTCGTGCGCACATTCATACCGGCCATCAAAGCTTGATATACCGCGTCTTTGAATGAGCTGGCCACATGATGTTTTGTAAATAAATATTCCAAAGCATCACTATCACTTACTACATAGCCTTTAAAACCAAATTTATTACGCAGAATATCTGTTAACCAATAACGACTGCCGCTAATGGGAATGCCATCGTAATCGTTGTATGAACTCATAACGCCTTTTAGCGGCACTTTCGCCAATACGTGTTCCCAAGGATATAATAATAAATCGCGCATTTCCCTTTCAGGAATTTGTGGATCGGTGCGAGCTAACCCTTCACGGGCACCATTGTTGTCGCTATAAACAGCAAAATGTTTTGCTGTTGCTGCAATCCCTTCTTCTTGCATGCCCCCCGCCATTTGGATGCCCATTTGTGCTACCAAATATGGAGATTCTCCATATACTTCTTCAATTCTTCCCCAACGCTGATCACGTACTACTCCTAATATCGGGGCATACACATTCGTATATCCCAATGCTTTGGCTTCCATCCCTTCTATTTGACCTTCTTGGTGTACCAATTCTCTATCCCAAGTCATACCCATATTGATTGCTGTGGGAAAAGAAGTGGTCATACTGGCTTCAACACCTCGAATACCTTCATTGGTAAAATCGGCAGGGATACCTAGCCTTGTTTGTTCAATAAAAAAACGTTGCACTTCATTCATTCCCCAAATATGACGCGCAATATTTGTGGCAAGTGGCGTTGTTTGAAATTTGTCCCAGTTATGGAAGCCATTAAATTCTTCATCAATATTGGCTATGCCATCTTTCCAAATCTCATTTTTCCATTCTGCAGTTGGTAGAGAATCCTTCAATACACGACCGTAACCATATAGCGTTGCCAATTGACAAGTCTTTTCATCAACAGTCATTTTAGATAATAAATCTTTCACTCTAGCCTCTACCGGTTCATTTGGATTTTCATAAATATCCTCTTTACCATTTTTGTTTAAATCTATCCAACCTTTGTGATACATAGATTTGTTTTCTTTAAATCTAAAATGATTTTGTGCATGGAGGCTGGCAGTTGCAATAGAAGAAAGCAAAATATAGCCCATGAGAAATTTACTTGTCATAATTATTAAATTGTGTTTTATTGTAAAACCCATTCGCAACTGTCTTCAAAACGTTGCGAAGTATTAATTGATTTTAAAAGAATTTTATTTTCTCCTTTTTGTAAGAGAATGTTTTCCCATATAACTCGTTTAATATCGTCTGGGGTTTTTACACCCATTGATTTTCCATTTACAAATAATTCTATTTGCCCAACGGTGCTATAACCTTTTACTTCTGTTGTAGCCTCCGTTCTTAGAACAAATCTTTTATCGGTAAGATATAGCATAGGCACAGCATTCCAATTGGCTTTGTAAAAATAAAAAGCATCTTTTTTTATTTTTCTATCATAAGTAACCAAACCTTTATCATTGATGCCGCGATGATCGCCTTCGTTGCGCTTTGCGGCGCCAAAGTCGGCGAAATTCCAGGCAAATTTTGCCCAAATAAAAGGACGTGATTTTAATATTTCCCATTCAGCTTCATGGCAGTCTCTTTGCCATTCTTCTGGATGAAAATGGCTTCTTGGTGTTACCGACTGTATATTTTGCGCATGCTGATAAATACTGGCACCGGCACCATATTCGCTTAGTGCGAAAGATTTATTTGGATATAATTTGTGTGTATTATCTGCCCAATCACTCAATGCTGAAAATTTGCCGCCATACCAACCGTAATAGCGGTTATAAGCCATTACATCTGAAACATTCTGAAGCTTGCTGCCATCTGTGTTGGTAGCGATAGTTGTATAGCGTGTATCATCTTCTTTGTGTGCGATTGAATCAAAAGTATGCATCCAATTAAGGGCTTTTTCAGATGGATGAATTTCATTTTCTAATCCCCAAAACATTACCGAAGGATGATTGTAATGTTGACGGATCAATTCAATCATCATTTGCTCCAAATTCTTTTTACCCGCTTCATCGGTGGGGATGCCCCCCACAAAAGGAATTTCTGTCCAAGCGACAATGCCATTTTCATCGCATAAATCGTACATTCTTTGCCCATGTGGATAATGTGTAAAACGCAAAGCATTACCACCTGCTTCTTTTATCAAACTGATATCGGTATCGTAATCAGCTTCGCGATAAGCAGATACAATACCCGCTTTGTCCTCATGAAAGCCAAAGCCATGAAGGTCCAGATATTTACCATTGAGAAAAAACCCTTTATTAAGATCTACTTTAAAATAGCGTAATCCTATTCGTTGCGTTACTTCATCAATTGATTGATGGTTTTGAAGCAATTCAACTTTTGTCATATATAGATACGGATCGGCTATACCATCCCATAAATGCGGATTTTTAATCTCTATATTTTGTATCAGGTTATTTTCGCTACCATTTATTTGCGCAATATTTGTTTTTATAATTTTGTTGTTGGCATTATAAATGGTTGTTTTTATTTCTAAAGGTGCATGTTGGTTTTGTAAAGAAAGTTTGGTCGTAATTTGCAATTCGGCTAATTTATTGGTAATCTTTTTTTCTTTGATGAAAACGCCTGGTGAAGCGTAATCTAAGGGCGTGATGCAATTGAGTGAAGTAACTATGAATGATACTTTTCTATGTAATCCGCCATAAATATTAAAATCTGGATCCAACGGAAACACATCGGGGCGATACGCATTGCTTACTTCTACTTTTACACTATTACTTTTCCCTATTTCTAAATATTTGCTTATCTCAAAACAGAAAGCTGTGTAACCGCCAATATGTTTACCTACAAAATTTCCATTTAAATAAACATAAGCAACAGAATTTGCGCCATAAAAATATAAGAAAACACGTTTATTGGTTAATGATCTGTCGGCATAAAAATTATTTTCATAAATGCCTGTAGTTCTTAAGTAATCTGTTTTTCCTTCGATAGGAGCGAGTGCATTCCAAGAGTGAGGAAGATTTACATATTTTTGGTTGTCTTTGTCTGCGGCGGATTGAAAATTAAATTGCCATGACTTATCAAAACTAATTATATCCCTTGAATTATTGGATGCTTTTAATATTGTAGTTGATTGCGCTTGAACACTCCCGAAGATTACCAATAATATGGCAAAAAGATATAGAGACTTTCGCATAGTTCAAATAAAAGATTTTGATTTGACGTATAACAATATATGAAAACCTTTACAAGATAATGGATGTTAGCAAGAAAAGGGGTGAAATGATTCGAAAAATTTACGCAAGCGTTAGCGTAAAGTATGTCAACTAGATAGTTTCTGGAGAAGTTTTAAGGGTTAAATAAGTCCTTTTCGGGGCCATAGATTAATTCTCCATTTATAATTTTTGCTGCTTGTGTATAAGGATGTTCTTCTAACTTATCAGAAGAAAGAACATGAATAACAGTCCAGTTTTTATTTTTTAGATAATCTGCAATCATGCTGCGATGGCAACGCCACCAGACTGCTTCTGAACACATAATACAAGTGATTTTAGTTTCAGCAATTTCCATCAATTTCTCTGCTGCATTTTTAAATTCCGCTGTTTCCATATAGTCAGCATAACCGCGGAAAGACACATTGTGCCATGAGGTATTTTTTGAATCTTTGCTAACCTTTCTTCTTCCTCCTAAATCTTTAAAATGCACATACTCTATCCCTGCTTCTGGAATAGATATTTCAAGGTTTTCTTTATTAAATTGAGGATATTTTCTAGAGCCTGGGAAGCTGCGAACATCCACTAATACTTCTATTTTATTTTTGATTAATAAAAATAAAATATTCTCCAAATCTCTTGTGGAATGACCAATGGTATATATCGTTGATAGCTTTTTCATGCCATCCTTATCTCACATTTGTTTCTTTATTCTTTGATGAAGCTCTTATTATTAATTCTGGCATTAATATTTCCATATCAAATGTTTCCGGTTTTCGTTTTTTTTCTAAAAGAGATATGAGCTGAGTGGCTGCTTTTATACCTATTCCTTCTGACTGTTGTTGTATTACGGAAAGAGAAGGG
The Arachidicoccus soli DNA segment above includes these coding regions:
- a CDS encoding glycoside hydrolase family 3 C-terminal domain-containing protein, which produces MTSKFLMGYILLSSIATASLHAQNHFRFKENKSMYHKGWIDLNKNGKEDIYENPNEPVEARVKDLLSKMTVDEKTCQLATLYGYGRVLKDSLPTAEWKNEIWKDGIANIDEEFNGFHNWDKFQTTPLATNIARHIWGMNEVQRFFIEQTRLGIPADFTNEGIRGVEASMTTSFPTAINMGMTWDRELVHQEGQIEGMEAKALGYTNVYAPILGVVRDQRWGRIEEVYGESPYLVAQMGIQMAGGMQEEGIAATAKHFAVYSDNNGAREGLARTDPQIPEREMRDLLLYPWEHVLAKVPLKGVMSSYNDYDGIPISGSRYWLTDILRNKFGFKGYVVSDSDALEYLFTKHHVASSFKDAVYQALMAGMNVRTTFVPPNNMIMAARELVKENKLPMSILNSRVADVLRVKFELGMFDHPYVEDIKHSESIVHSEAHQAVSLRASRESLVLLKNNDNILPFAKTINKVAVIGPNATDDDYAHTHYGPSLTPSVNILQGIENKLGKDKVLYAQGCSLVDKTWPESEILPQPLTENEEAKIDSAVAIAKQADVAVVALGGNTKTAGENKSRTSLNLPGHQLDLIKAIYATGKPIVVVLIGSQPMTINWIDKYIKGIIYAGYPGAKGGTAIADVLFGDYNPGGKLTLTFPKSVGQLPLTFPSKPDAQTDKGAGASIKGLLYPFGFGLSYTTFKYSNLVITPKTQNIKGNISVAVDVTNTGKVAGDDVVELYTRDLLSSVTTFEKNLRGFERIHFTPGETKTVHFTIIPDDLMLWNRKMEHVVEPGDFKVMIGHSSQDIDIEGIFTMTK
- a CDS encoding glycoside hydrolase family 2 protein translates to MRKSLYLFAILLVIFGSVQAQSTTILKASNNSRDIISFDKSWQFNFQSAADKDNQKYVNLPHSWNALAPIEGKTDYLRTTGIYENNFYADRSLTNKRVFLYFYGANSVAYVYLNGNFVGKHIGGYTAFCFEISKYLEIGKSNSVKVEVSNAYRPDVFPLDPDFNIYGGLHRKVSFIVTSLNCITPLDYASPGVFIKEKKITNKLAELQITTKLSLQNQHAPLEIKTTIYNANNKIIKTNIAQINGSENNLIQNIEIKNPHLWDGIADPYLYMTKVELLQNHQSIDEVTQRIGLRYFKVDLNKGFFLNGKYLDLHGFGFHEDKAGIVSAYREADYDTDISLIKEAGGNALRFTHYPHGQRMYDLCDENGIVAWTEIPFVGGIPTDEAGKKNLEQMMIELIRQHYNHPSVMFWGLENEIHPSEKALNWMHTFDSIAHKEDDTRYTTIATNTDGSKLQNVSDVMAYNRYYGWYGGKFSALSDWADNTHKLYPNKSFALSEYGAGASIYQHAQNIQSVTPRSHFHPEEWQRDCHEAEWEILKSRPFIWAKFAWNFADFGAAKRNEGDHRGINDKGLVTYDRKIKKDAFYFYKANWNAVPMLYLTDKRFVLRTEATTEVKGYSTVGQIELFVNGKSMGVKTPDDIKRVIWENILLQKGENKILLKSINTSQRFEDSCEWVLQ
- a CDS encoding DUF488 domain-containing protein, with protein sequence MKKLSTIYTIGHSTRDLENILFLLIKNKIEVLVDVRSFPGSRKYPQFNKENLEISIPEAGIEYVHFKDLGGRRKVSKDSKNTSWHNVSFRGYADYMETAEFKNAAEKLMEIAETKITCIMCSEAVWWRCHRSMIADYLKNKNWTVIHVLSSDKLEEHPYTQAAKIINGELIYGPEKDLFNP